Proteins encoded together in one Porites lutea chromosome 2, jaPorLute2.1, whole genome shotgun sequence window:
- the LOC140925822 gene encoding uncharacterized protein, with product MPAFFTSMQSEIDRLLKGAKKEAREISVKFEQAFKLFAACHFLYDSAEYFDDEKIDKLVETHLDQSVNSAELFPSNYRVCRHERNRRGGGVLVAVSDNIICNQRDVLEGSDIELLMLDIRYSMNKSFVFGVFYRPPASDTRCLEILQKNLEHQTPQADIILVGDFNLKDVDWNNRLMLNYSADYELFSDILSDNFLTQMVLQPTRGNNILDLVLTNNSDVICDTEVGEPISDHNIITFHVNVHPYHRKSSERKFYDYNKADWSRLNELFEHIPWHCAFLSNDVNEVWAENFADFPSFDQVIKDKDLSLLHCSPKVVSKILSELKPRKSPGPDSIHPMILKKCAGTLSPSLSDVFNASLASGMLPHNWKLADITPLHKKGAKRDRKNYRPFSLTSVVCKVCEMLVRQQLVQFWISNEVFIPEQFGFLKGKSCLSQLLSSFHDWASGRNKGLTTDIFLDLSKAFDSVPHERLLTKIHAYGIQGPLLSWLRSFLTNRYQRVVLRGHYSSWTSVLSGVPQGTVLGPILFLIYINDISRNIMSSTKLFADDMKLYRILRDTKEDVEELQRDLIRLESWSHVWQLKFNTDKCEAMRISKKNDYSSPQYHLCGNQLKTVSEVKDLGIYITSNLSWSMQANKCANKANSVLGFIRRTGQKKSVLSERLSESGGVGVAVLAKSRQFLPGICGREEKTMEHRKTAKQARD from the exons ATGCCTGCCTTTTTCACGTCAATGCAAAGTGAAATTGACAGACTCCTTAAAGGTGCAAAGAAGGAG gCAAGAGAAATTAGTGTCAAGTTTGAACAAGCCTTCAAATTGTTTGCTGCTTGCCATTTTCTCTATGATAGCGCAGAGTACTTTGATGATGAGAAGATCGATAAGCTAGTAG AGACGCATTTGGACCAATCAGTAAACTCTGCAGAGTTATTTCCCTCCAACTATCGTGTTTGTAGACACGAAAGAAACCGAAGAGGCGGTGGTGTTTTGGTAGCTGTAAGCGACAATATTATCTGCAACCAGCGAGATGTATTAGAAGGATCTGACATTGAACTTTTAATGCTTGATATACGTTATTCAATGAACAAGTCTTTTGTGTTTGGTGTGTTTTATAGACCTCCAGCAAGCGACACCAGATGTTTAGAAATACTGCAGAAGAATTTGGAACATCAGACACCTCAAGCAGATATAATTCTGGTTGGAGACTTTAATCTTAAGGACGTGGATTGGAATAATAGATTAATGCTGAATTACTCAGCTGACTACGAACTATTTTCGGATATTTTATCGGATAATTTCCTAACTCAAATGGTCTTGCAACCTACAAGAGGAAACAACATTCTTGACCTTGTCCTAACTAATAATAGTGACGTGATTTGTGACACCGAGGTTGGTGAACCAATTTCGGACCACAATATTATTacttttcatgtgaatgttcaTCCCTATCACCGGAAATcatctgaaagaaaattttatgaCTACAACAAGGCTGACTGGTCACGCCTAAATGAGTTGTTTGAACACATTCCATGGCATTGTGCGTTTCTTTCAAATGATGTGAATGAAGTTTGGG CCGAAAACTTTGCTGATTTTCCATCATTTGATCAAGTTATTAAAGACAAGGATCTTAGTCTTCTACACTGTTCACCTAAGGTTGTAAGCAAGATTCTAAGCGAGTTGAAACCTCGTAAATCTCCTGGCCCGGACAGTATACATCCCATGATTTTAAAGAAATGTGCTGGAACCTTGTCCCCATCACTTAGTGACGTTTTTAATGCGTCTCTTGCATCAGGCATGTTACCACACAATTGGAAATTGGCTGACATTACTCCTTTGCATAAGAAAGGTGCTAAAAGAGATCGAAAGAACTATCGCCCTTTCTCACTAACATCGGTGGTGTGTAAAGTGTGTGAAATGCTAGTAAGACAGCAGCTTGTTCAGTTTTGGATTTCAAACGAGGTCTTTATTCCGGAGCAATTTGGCTTCCTGAAAGGGAAATCTTGTCTTTCTCAATTATTATCATCGTTTCACGATTGGGCCAGCGGGAGAAACAAAGGCTTGACAACTGATATATTTTTGGAcctttcaaaagcttttgactcGGTGCCACATGAACGCCTTTTGACAAAGATACACGCATATGGTATCCAAGGTCCACTCCTGTCTTGGCTTAGAAGTTTTCTCACCAATCGATACCAGCGCGTTGTTCTGCGGGGACATTACTCATCTTGGACTTCCGTTTTGTCTGGTGTACCCCAAGGAACTGTGCTGGGgcccattttatttttaatttatattaatgatattTCAAGAAACATTATGTCAAGCACAAAACTTTTTGCAGATGATATGAAATTGTATAGGATACTCAGGGATACTAAGGAAGATGTTGAAGAGCTACAGAGAGATCTTATTCGCCTGGAATCTTGGAGCCATGTCTGGCAGCTGAAATTTAACACGGATAAATGCGAAGCGATGcgcatttctaaaaaaaatgattactcAAGTCCTCAATACCATCTATGTGGTAACCAATTAAAAACTGTATCTGAAGTTAAGGATCTCGGAATCTACATTACTTCGAACCTGTCATGGAGTATGCAAGCTAACAAATGCGCAAATAAGGCAAATAGTGTGCTTGGATTCATTAGGCGAACG ggcCAAAAGAAGAGTGTATTGTCAGAAAGACTGTCAGAAAGCGGAGGTGTG GGCGTGGCAGTTTTGGCTAAATCGCGACAGTTTCTGCCAGGCATTTGTGGGAGAGAGGAGAAGACAATGGAACACAGAAAAACAGCTAAACAAGCTAGAGATTAG